TATAAATAGGTCTTTTAAGATCAGGTTTAGCTAAACCCATAGATGGCAGTGACACGGAAAGAGAAGGTAGAGATGCGCCCCAGAGCACCCACCTGCTGACTGCCTGCTCTGAGCTCTGCTGCCCTCCTGGGGCACCTAGCACAGTGGAAGGAGCACTGGACTGGGCCGGGAGTCAGGAAACGAGGGTTTCAATCCCAGCTCTACTGACCATCAAGCGCATGACCTTGGACTAGTCATTTCACTGCTCCTGAGCCTccgtctcctcatctgtaacctGGGACTATTGAGAGTACCTAGGATCTCTGGTTGTTGTGatgaatacagttttaaaatgcatatgaAGCACCTGGTACTTGGTAAgcgctcagtaaacatttgctagTATGATTATTATTTGCTGCAGGAGATCTGGCCTAGAATCCCAGCCCTTACCATTAGAATCAGGAAACTTGCTGTGTGCTTTTGAGCAAgtaattttctctctctgggcttcagtttcttcatctgtaaaatgggaaaaaatcgTAACCAAACTGCCTGGCTCAGGGAAAGAGAGTTAAAGGATCAACTAAGAACcaggtagggaattccctggcggtccagtggttaggactccacgcttccactgcagggggcatgggttcaatccctggtcggggatctaagatcttgcaagctatgtggtgaggccaaaaaaacccaaaaaaccaaaaaaaacccaaatatatatatatatatatatatatatatatatatatatatatatatacacgaaCCAGGTAGTAGTATTATTATAACTACACGAGAAATAGTACAGAAATAGTACAGCAATCAAAAAGTGTGGAggttatgggaattccctggtggtccagtagatacgactcagcactttcactccTGGGCCCCAGGTTGGATCCCCTGactggggaacgaagatcccaaaAGCTGCTCggtgctgcaaaaaaaaataataaataaataaataaataaagtgcagGGGTTAGAGCCAAATTGCCTGATTTTCAATCCCAGCTCCACCCTTACTTAGATTCGCTTACTATCCTATGtctgttttctcatatttaaaatggaaataatgatggCAACTACCTCATAGAGtagttgtgaggataaaataatgTAGGTAAAGTGTACAGTCACaggcacagaatatctttttttttttgaatttttgaattttactttttttttttttaacatctttattggagtataactgttttacaatagtgtgttagtttctcctttacaacaaagtgaatcagttatacatatacatatgttcccatatctcttccctcttgtgcctccctccctcccaccctccctatcccacccctctcatggtcacaaagcacagaggtgatctccctgtgctatgcggcagcttcccactagctatctaatttacatttggtagtgcatatatgtccctgccactctctcacttcgtcacagcttacccttccccctccccacgtcctcaagtccatgctctagtaggtctgtgttttattcccatcctaccactaatctcttcatgacattttttttcttagattccatatatatgtgttagcatacggtatttgtttttctccttctgacttacttcactctgtatgacagactccaggtctatccacctcattacaaataactcagtttcatttctttttatggctgagtaatattccattgtatatatgtgccacatcttctttatccattcatctgttgatggacacttaggttgcttccatgccgtgactgtctttaaataaaaaccattatttctcctactggttccttggctgctgcttctgttgtacagatcttcctcaacttaccatggggttacgtcccagtaaacccatggtaagttgaaaatatcataaattgaaaatgcatttaatacacctgacgtgtcaaacatcactgcttagcttcacctacattcagtgcactcagaacacctaggttagcctatagttgggcaaaatcatctaatgcaaggactattttttaataaagtgctgaccatctcgtgtaatttattgactactgtactgacaagcagagtgcttgtctgggtccgtggtggttgcatctatccgctgtctcctggtgtggtcgcgtggctggtggggagctggggctttgccacccagcatcaggaggaagtgtctttccccatacggtgggcccgaggaaagctcaaaattcaaaagtcgaagtagtttctactgaatgcgtattgctttcgcattactgtaaagttaaaaaatcctaagttgattttcttactcgtgaaaagtatattcagtcactcggtaatactgatttccgttcaagaacgctatagtcgagttggagagaaaagatgaacacacaggaggagaggcaaagaatttccccctgaaaactggttggtatagcgtgctctaggatctcagagggaaaagaatcaacagagggtagtcctggagggctttacggaggaggtgggaattgagcttgttcttagcggatggttagtattggagcagctggagagaacagagagagagggaagttcttggtgaaaaccTTTCAGTCCATTGAGGAGCTCTAATTTTGAGTAACTGTGCTAACATGTAATTAATGTGCCGATGTACAAAACTGAAAATGTCTGAAGAAGGCATGGAGATGCTTCTGGGTGCTAATCTGGGAACTTCGCACAGCCTCCTGCAAGGTTCCCGGGGGCAGGTCCTGATCAACGGGTAAACGGATGAGTAATTCTCTGTACCATGGACATTCTTGACCCTTGGCGTGTTCCGTCTCCTCCTCATTGTCCCCGTCGATCCCGCACGTGTCCTGGTCGTCCAGCTCCAGGCTCTGCTGGCTGGCCGCGGACTCGCTGTCCTCCGCCATCGCGGCGGCGCGGGCTGGGGCGGCGCTCCGGCAGCTGGCGCTGGgggttaattttactttttatacagcaggttcttattagttatccattttatacatattagtctatacatgtcaatcccaatctcccagttcatcccaccaccacccccaccaccatcctccccgccactttccccgcttggtgtccatacgtttgttctctacatctgtgtccctatttctggCACAGAATATCTTAAGTATTATGATTACTAGGCATACATCACATGGTACCTAAATTGCTTGAGGCTTTAGAATCAGAGAGACCTGCCTCCATATGCCAGCTCTATTATttaggctgtgtgaccttggacaagtcacttcccctccctgAGTTTCAGCTTCCTCCTCTCTACATTGGAAGACTATAACAACCCCTGATTCCTTAGGCAACCCCTTTGCTTTCCCTGATGCAGCAAAGCACAtgtgcagtgcctggcatgtagtacaTGTGGTAGGTGCTCATGGAAAAtgccttccctcttcttttcctcttggcTCCTCTCCTCAGCATTTTTGTCAATGGTCTACTTGAACGTCCTTCTGACCCAGAGCCCCTTCACTGCTTCTAGAAATCTCCCCATCAATGCTGAGGCCAGAACTACGCACAGCATGTTCTGGTGGGAAGAACCCTTGATTGGCAGTCAGAAAACCAGGCTGGCTTCCTTCTCTTTGTAATGGAAGAATTCTGATATATTGTTTCAAGGAGTCATGACCTTGGGCCATGAGCTTTCCCTCTCTGGTCTTGAGCTCCATGACGAGGCTATTACCTTCTGTATCATGATATTTTGCAATCTTGTGATTTGGTGGCAAAGGCCAAGGTTAGGATTAAGCCTTAGTTGGGCTGGGGATGGGATTGGGTGGTGTGCAGCTACTCTTGAGTACCCTGACATCCTTGAGGGAGGTGACTTGTTTGGAGGCAGGATACATCCTACTCCCATGGAATGGCGGTTGGAGGTGGCTCCGTAGGGCTGAGGAATCAAGTTCACGTTGGAAAACTGCCTAGTGGGTACAAAACCAACCTGCTGTCATGCCCTTGTTTACCCAGCTTTCCAGGGCTGCTCGGCGGCCTGGTCCTGCTGAATGGGCGTGAGGGGGAACGAGGGGGCATAGCCAGTCCAGAGACCTCATGTTCTATTCCCCCTAAAAACCTGCTCCTAGGAAAGGAGCAGGGAAACCCCCTCATACTCAGGTACAACAAATCATAACAGCTCAAAAGCACCCTATCTTTTCAAATAGGTTTTctttgcaggattttttttagattctccccgccctccccaccccaccccaccccaccccccgccaaatttgtatttttcaatcGACGAAAACAACTTATGCAACACAGAGACTTCAAGACAAACCGGGGCGCCAGGTTCCTGCGCAAAATGCTAAAAAGGCTTAAGCAGAGGGTGTTGCCAAAAGTGGCATTTCGGGCATCAGAAGGACGGTCATACCTTTATGAAAGGCTGCAGACCTTTAAATACATCTACACTGAGCAGAGGAAGGCTACGGAGAATGCCTTGACTTCCCAGCTCTATTATGTAACAAATACGTGTACAGAGCTCAGTAAGGGCCCTGCACTGACTCTTcatttccccacctccagccatCGGGGCTTGCATTCCAAGTCCCTTTACTTGATGTGACGTTGGACCAGCCACTTCCCATCTCGggggctcagtttccccatcggtAAAACAAGGATTATATGCTCCCCTATTCCCAGGACACGTCAAACCTAATCGGGAAGGATTTGACTGGGTTCGATGAGAGCGTAAAATAATCGGTTGAAAGCCAGGCGAAAAGTCCGATAACATTTACTCCTCTCCCACCAAGCCAAAACATCCCAGTCTCACGCTCTTCTGAGCTGTTCCGGGAAGGGCGTGGTCAGGCCACTGGGAGCCACGCCCCCGGACGTGGGACCAGCCTTAGCCGCGCCCAGCCCTGCGGCCCAGGGAAGGGACCCAGCAATGACGTCATGTAGCCACTCCTATGTATTCCTCCGCCGGAGAGAAAGTAGCTCCCAACCCATAGAGGACTCCGTCACCCATACTAGGAGACATGTAAAATCCTATATTCTCTGAGAACTCTATTATGGTTTTGAGACCTTGGGGCCACCTTCCGGCACACTGGAAGCCTGTCTTTCTCCGGGCCGGCGTAGGAAGTAGTCCCGGCCTACGGAAGGCCGATGGGTCCCTCCGCAGCGGGAGAAAGAGGATGGCGACTTCGTCGATGCCGGAGTCGGAGAGGAACGCGGCTACGAAAGCGTCAGGTGAGCGTCGGGTGGAGTCAGGTCGCCCCACTGCACCTTGCCGTGAAGTGGGGCCACACTGCGGGGATACCCGGCGGCGAGGTCCCGGGCCGGCGGGGCTGTCCGAACAGGGCCCCGGGGTCCCAGGCCCTTTAGTCGCTCTCGCACTTGCCTGAGCGGAAACCCGGAGCCGCCACAAGATGGCGTCGGGCCTGGAGCGCAGGCAGCGCCGGGGACAGCCCCGAGTCTCCAGGCCCCGGGACCGTCGCTGTCAGCCCCCTCCGCACGGGAACCAGGGGAGGGGGGAGCGAACCGCTGACCCAGGGGGCTTGCGGGCTGTACCACCTACTCTGCACCCGGGGGCCTCGGTCGGGGGACCGAAGGGCTGAACCACTGAGCCCGGACGGGGCCCGTAGAGTGAACCACTCTGCGGGAATCATGGAGGGGAGGAGCAAAGGGTCAAGATTACCCGCCACTGACCACCCTCCGGGGATGGGGGAAAGGACCCGAGACGGGGAGGCAAGGCTTCCTGGTCCTGTTTTCCCGAAGCTCCCCTCGCAATACACTAGAAAGCCCCACCCCGTCGGCGACTCAGTGTTTGCACCTGCGAAATGGGCATATGGGTGCAGCTGAGTGCGCCGCGGGGACCCGGTATGAAGCCCACCTGTTCCAGCCCCCGTCACCTCTTCTCGCAGAGTAAAGGCCCCGGACCCTGGGCCCCCCTGTTAGGCCGCCCCCCGAGCCGATGGAGGAGAACGAGGTGGAGAGCAGTAGCGACGCGGCCCCTGGTCCTGGCCGGCACGAGGAGCCCTCTGAGAGCGGCTTGGGCGTGGGCACCTCGGAAGCCGTGTCGGCCGACAGCAGCGACGCCGCGGCCGCTCCGGGGCCAGCCGAGGCCGACGACTCTGGCGTGGGGCAGAGTTCGGACCGCGGCACCAGCTCTCTGGTATGGACATTGCTGGCCGGCGTGGGTGGTGGCAGGGACAGCAGGCAGCAGTGCCTGGCGGCCAAGGGGAAGAAGCCAGCGCGGCTTGCTTATAGCTAgtatttgtttatggtttactgtGAGTCGGGCACCATGCCAGGCCCTTAGCGTGGATTTTCTCATTTAAGTCTCATACCTTGTAAGGCACATACTACTCTTTTCCACATCTTACAGAGGAGCAAACTGAGACACAGCGCTAGGATTCAAATCTAGGCTGTGGGCTGACCCACTGCACTACCCATTGTCCTCACTCTTTGGGATGCAGGTGACCTGGTTCAAGTCTTGGCTGTACCACTGATTCACTGGGACACCTCTTTGAACCTCggtcttccatcttttttttttttttttttttttttttttttgcggtacgNNNNNNNNNNNNNNNNNNNNNNNNNNNNNNNNNNNNNNNNNNNNNNNNNNNNNNNNNNNNNNNNNNNNNNNNNNNNNNNNNNNNNNNNNNNNNNNNNNNNNNNNNNNNNNNNNNNNNNNNNNggtacgcgggcctcgcactgttgtggcctctcccgttgcggagcacaggctccagacgcgcaggctcagcggccatggctcacgggcccagccgctccacggcatgtgggatcctcccggaccggggcacgaacccgcgtcccctgcattggcaggcggactctcaaccactgcgccaccagggaagcccctcggtCTTCCATCTTTAAAACGGAGCAGAAATACCTACTCCTGAGGGTGCTCTGTTGTGAGCAGCCACCAGACATTTTCTTGGAAACGCTTTGTAAAATagtctcctggctctgccacctcctggCTCTGTGATCTTAGATAAGCTACCCAAACTTTTAgctgtcagttttctcatctgtagagtgGGAATAATAAATATACTTGCCTCAATaggtttttcgttttttttttttttttggagaactaaatgaattaatatatgcaaagcaattaACACAGGGCTCAGTACATGGTAAGCAGCCAATAAGTATCAGCCATTACCGTTGTCATTGTCTGCAAGATAGAGGTCATTTTCAGGACATCACATTATAGAGGTGCacaacagtagcccccactctggGGTCCAGGGGTTTTATTAATTCAGCAGAGATGGACTTAGCATGTGCCCAGCTTGTGCTGGACCCAGGGGATACAGCAGGAGACAAGAGATATGTGGTCCTGGCCCTTATGGAGTCTGACCTGGGAGACGTAACATTGCAGAGTGAACCATAATGTGATGGCGGGACACAGGCCACTATAGCACTGAGGATGGAGAGGTCCTAACTTGGCTTTGGGGGTCAGGGTCAGCTTCCCAGGAGAGGTACCAGCTGAATGGCAGTGAGAAGGCTGAGTAAGAGTTAGCCACGGTGTGATGCTAGGAAGTGtttcaagcagagggaacagcttaTTTGAAAGCCTGACAAGAATACCCTCACCTGGCTGTTGTGTGAGGTGTGGGAAACGTGGGGCCTTGTACCTGGCTGGAGCCAGGTACCCTGGCGCTTGTTCTTGGGGGAGCTCTGTGACTAGAGGGTTTCTCTCGCTGGTCCTCAATGGGGGTGAGGGCGTGGGTGGCTCCACCTACCACATCCTTGGGCCAGGGTTGGGGGCAGCctgccctgccccatccctggcTCCTAAACTCCCCCTTTGCCTGTTTCCCGTCCTCCAGGAGGAGGTGTCCGAGAGCAGCTCCAGCACAGACCCCCTGCCCCATGGCTACCTCCCTGATTCATCTTCTGTTTCCCACGGGCCAGTGGCAGGGGTGACAGGCGGCCCCCCAGCCCTGGTGCACTCCAGCGCACTCCCAGACCCCAGCATGCTGGTGTCCGACTGCACGGCTTCTTCCTCAGACCTGGGCTCGGCCATTGACAAGATCATCGAGTCCACCATCGGGCCCGACCTCATCCAGAGTGAGTCAGGCCACAAGGGGCAAGAGTTGCCCCATAAGGGTTTCCCTGAAGAACCAGCTGTGCAGACTCAGGCAGATAACCTTACCACTCTGAGTTTGTAACATGGAAACAGTAACCTCGTCTCATAGTGGTAAACGACGTGGGGATTTAATGAGATGGTACAGTGTAGTTCCTGGCATGTTATAAGCActcaatagatatagaaacaGCGATACCTAACTTTGTACCGGAGTCTCTTCTAAATACTTTACCTGCAGTAGTTCATTAATCCTCTTGGTAACCCCAAAAGGTAGATGCTGTTATTATTCTCACAGTCTGGATGAGAAAGCCAAGGCACAGAGGACGTAAACTAATGTACCCGCTGTCATCAGCAAGTGTTGGGGCATGAGCTCAGACAGTGACTCCAGAGCGGGTGCTCATGATTTACCAAACTACTTTCTATTATTAATGATCTGTGTAAGGGTTGTAGCACCTGGAAAAGCCCTGGGATGGTCTGAAAAGCGAGTCCTCCTTTAATGGTTAAAGGTTGGCAGCTGTGGACTGGCTACTGGGCCAGTGTGTCACACACAGCAGACCTCTCAACAGCCCTGCCCTGGACAGGAAGTGGGCAATGGGGCAGCGGACTCACAGTCGCACGGGTGAGTCAGAATGAGTGTGGGCAGTGACAATTGTCATTATCAGCTGTGCATCCTCTCCTCACACCTCTGCCCAGGCTGCATCACCGTGACCAGTGCTGAGGGGAGTGGATCCGAGACCACACGGTACCTGATCCTGCAGGGACCAGACGATGGTAAGACTCCAGGCGCCAGACCCAGGGAACCCTGCCGTGGGTGGGGGAGTAGGACAGGGAGGCTCTGCCATAGAttcactgtgtgatcttggcagCTTCTCCACTGCCTTGGGCCTCTCAGTTCCTCCACTGTTACTCCGGTGGGGAGTGGGGTTCTAGGATCCCTGGGCCTgcctgggagggggcagctgtAGCTCGTGGCCAGCCTCCCCCTCCACTTCCTCCCCTCTGATTCCCTCACCTTCCCAGGGGCCCCCATGGCATCACCAATGTCCAGTTCCACCCTGGCCCACAGCCTGGCAGCCATCGAGGCTCTAGCTGATGGCCCCACGTCCACATCCACGTGCCTGGAGCCACCTGAGGAGGTGCAGGGTGGGCCCAGCTCCCCAGCGCAGCCACGCCTGGGTTCTGGCGCCGAGGAGCCAGACCTGCAGAGCCTGGAGGCcatgatggaggtggtggtggtgcagCAGTTCAAGTGCAAGATGTGCCAGTACCGGAGCAGCGCCAAGGCCACACTGTTGCGCCACATGCGGGAGCGGCACTTCTGCCCAGGTGCGTTGACGGTGGCCTGCCTGGCCGCCTgcacaggcagggctggggtgccAAGAGTCAGACGCAGCAAGCTTGTTGTACCTccagcagccgccgccgccggaaAAAAGGGACGTCTGCGGAAATGGGGCGCCTCCGCCAGGACCCAGGAGGAAGAGGGCCCAGAGGAGGAAGACGATGATGACATCATAGACGCCGGCGCCATCGATGACCTGGAAGGTAGGCTACTGTGGCTCTCGGGCCTGTCACCCGCACCCACATCTGCAAATACTGAGCTCCCCCTGGCCCGTAGGGAGGGCCAGGGAAGAGGAACTGGCACACACACAGCCACGAGTGCCTCCAGCATAAGATAGAGGAGTTGGAGCTCTGGGACCAGGAGTTTTGTGTGCAGCTGTATGGGCCATGCGCTGAAAAATAGTACTGTGTCCAAGAGGGTCACATTCACATTTGTCTagcagaaatagaatggaagccacgtgtgttttttgttgtcatattaaaagtaaaaagagggcttccctggtggcgcagtgattgagagtccgcctgccaatgcaggggacgtgggttcgtgccccggtccgggaggatcccacatgccgtggagcggctgggcccgtgagccatggccgctgagcctgcacatccggagcctgtgctccgcaatgggagaggccacaacagtgagacgcctgcgtactgcaaaaaaataaaaaaaattaaaaaaaataaaaagaaaaagatgaatttaagttcagtcatatattttatttacccattctgtctaaaatattatttcaatatgcAATGATTATAAAAAGTTATTAGTAAGTTTTACGTTCGTTTTCTCATACTAATTTTTGGAAATCtgttgtgtattttatacttaattaTGTTTCCATTTAGACTAggcatatttcaagtgctcagtagccacatatggctagtgaGGGAGCTAGTGGCTCTCCATTGAGGGAGCTACTGGCTCCCTCAGTGGGTAGCACAGTCCTACTTTGTAGACTGGAGTGGCTAGACAACTGTTTTCTAACAATGGCCATAAGGTTTATTGAGGAAGGAGTGCTTTTTTCTGATTCCCATAAAGGTGCCATCTGAGCTAGTGGTAGGTGTTAGGAAATGTACAGAGGAAGGATTGCAGGGGCCAGAGAGTGGCGCTCACTGTTAGCCAGGGGGACATCAAgagggcttcccggaggaggcATCACTGGTGGGTTTGAAGGGAGGAACAGGCAGGGATAGGGAAGTGGGCCTCTTTCCAGGGAAGCTGGCAAGGGGTCAGGGCTGAAAGGTCAAGGCTGATGCCCCCCTTCTCTTGCTGTCCCCCCAGAGGACAGCGACTATAACCCTGCTGAGGATGAGCCCCGGGGCCGGCAGCTACGGCCCCAGCGCCCCACTCCCAGTACACCGAGACCCCGCAGGAGACCTGGCCGGCCCCGGAAGCTGCCTCGCCTGGAGACCTCGGATCTCTTGGATGGTGAGACTTACTTGTGGGAGGGGCTGTGCGGCGGGGCCCAGGGGTGGCCTCGTTCCCTGCTTGCTTCCATGGAGCCCTTGCAGACGTGCTTGCAGAGCAGCACGTCTCAGCCCCACCAGGGTGACCTGCAGGCCTCCTGGTAAAGGGGAAAACTCCCCCATACCAAGTTTGAGAGTTAGGATATAGCAGCTTTCTGAAAAGGCTTTTCAGTGGTAAGTTGTCACAGCACCGAAGTTTGAGTATTTGTAACTGAACTAATAAGATAAGTTTTAAGAATTATtactaaaatgagaataattctGAGGCCTGAGACTGTGTTGGAGGAGCATGGCCTTGGAGCATTACAAGCCGGGGACAGGAAAGACCTGCCGTGGGCATGaatgctggctctgccacctaccagctgtgtgacctggagcatgTTACTTTGCCTCTTGAATCTCCCTTTCCCTTATTCTGAATGGAGGTAATAGTATCTGGCTCTTAGGATTGTTTTTTAAGGCTTAAATAGACATGGAAAAAATACACGGTAGCTGTTTTTGTACGTGCAGTTGTGGGTGTTGTATTTATTagtcttctttttcaaataactttttacTGAGGTATATGTGTGGAAAAGCAGATGTATGCTAAGTGACTCAGCTTAGTGAATTcacagctcagtgaattttcacaagGTTAACACACCTGAATAACCTGGCACCccattaagaaacaaaatgttacCCGCGTTGCCTGTAGCAtataattctgaatttttaaaacattacgtTGAAATGCCGTTAGTGTTTTTGAATAGGTAACGCATTCGGATGTTCAGACGTCAGAGGCTTTGCGAGTGTGTGCTGTGatgtctcttcccttcctcccgtCTGCCCTCCAACTACCCAGCCTCCGTTGGGAAAACCAGTGTTTAAGTGTTGCTGTTGCTCCCCAGACCTTAGAACGTTCCCGTGAGGTCACTAGAGCAACAATTAtatccatttgacagatggggaaaatgagactcagagaggggaGTGGCTTTGCCTGAGAACACACAGCAAGTCGATGACAGAGCTTAGCCTACCCACAGGTCTCCTGGCCGTGAGGTCCCAGCTCTCCCAGTGCTGCTCCAGACTCTCCCATTTAAGTCGTGCTGTGCTAACAGCCCGTCAGCTGCAGGAGGGGGCATATGTCCACGCTGCCTCGTAACCACGGGCTGCCTGTGTCTGTCCCGTGACCTGACAGGCCCATCAGTGGTCTGTGACAGTGTGGGGGGGGGAGGATATTTTGGCTGGCCTCTGGCACACCTGTCCACATCTGTCCTGGTGTGTCCATAGCAGGTGTGGAAGGAGAGCCTCTGGTCAGCTCCCAGACTGGACAGAGCCCTCCGGAGCCACAAGACCCCGAGGCACCCAGCTCCTCAGGCCCAGGATGCCTGGTGGCCCTGGGCAAGGCCAACCGGCCCCCCGTGGAACCCGGCGTGAGCCAGTCAGATGTGGAGAACGCAGCACCGTCCTTCCAGGACGAGCCcgacgccccgccccgccgccgtGGGCGACCGTCCAGGCGCTTCCTCGGCAAGAAATACCGCAAGTACGGCAGCGAGCAGAGatgagggctgggggcagggggaagtgGCCGGCTGCTGGCCCAGCCAGACCTCTCCCCAACACCCTCCTGGCAGGTACTATTAC
This region of Physeter macrocephalus isolate SW-GA chromosome 14, ASM283717v5, whole genome shotgun sequence genomic DNA includes:
- the LOC102977106 gene encoding zinc finger protein 335 isoform X2; the encoded protein is MEENEVESSSDAAPGPGRHEEPSESGLGVGTSEAVSADSSDAAAAPGPAEADDSGVGQSSDRGTSSLEEVSESSSSTDPLPHGYLPDSSSVSHGPVAGVTGGPPALVHSSALPDPSMLVSDCTASSSDLGSAIDKIIESTIGPDLIQSCITVTSAEGSGSETTRYLILQGPDDGAPMASPMSSSTLAHSLAAIEALADGPTSTSTCLEPPEEVQGGPSSPAQPRLGSGAEEPDLQSLEAMMEVVVVQQFKCKMCQYRSSAKATLLRHMRERHFCPAAAAAGKKGRLRKWGASARTQEEEGPEEEDDDDIIDAGAIDDLEEDSDYNPAEDEPRGRQLRPQRPTPSTPRPRRRPGRPRKLPRLETSDLLDGVEGEPLVSSQTGQSPPEPQDPEAPSSSGPGCLVALGKANRPPVEPGVSQSDVENAAPSFQDEPDAPPRRRGRPSRRFLGKKYRKYYYKSPKPLLRPFLCRICGSRFLSHEDLRFHVNSHEAGNPQLFKCLQCSYRSRRWSSLKEHMFNHVGSKPYKCDECSYTSVYRKDVIRHAAVHSRDRKKRPDPTPKLSSFPCPVCGRVYPMQKRLTQHMKTHSTEKPHMCDKCGKSFKKRYTFKMHLLTHIQAVANRRFKCEFCEFVCEDKKALLNHQLSHVSDKPFKCSFCPYRTFREDFLLSHVAVKHTGAKPFACEYCHFSTRHKKNLRLHVRCRHASSFEEWGRRHPEEPPSRRRPFFSLQQIEELKQQHSAAPGPPSSSPGPPEVSSGSRQGR